The proteins below come from a single Thermopolyspora flexuosa genomic window:
- a CDS encoding DUF6350 family protein, producing MTALLDQLRAASGGDEVRRPLPVSGMLAAAWTLGVGLAVLTTLTLLGWIADPKGALGEGIPGVFRTACQIWLAAHHAGFAIPGGGRIGLLPLGLMIMPAALLYRAGLWMARDADLRVRLPARLPKGTPKEKQNARRRAQLALIARAGISLAAPYALLAGLVALVARNEITRPFLAEVLAGHLLLAFVAGSLAVARTIGPWRVMLRLLPERSRSLVVGTAAALAILLAAGLVLVVGAIVVSLDEIRRLTDLLGPGLIGGVLLLIVEVLYLVNAVVWGMAYIAGPGFAIGTGTLVAPTGVRLGQIPTLPLLGALPEPGGAPVWAMGVVAIPFLAGAVAGVVVVRIAPTPTPEAAPMWGFVCGLCAGAASGVLAALSGGPLGGNRLAAVGPSPWEVAFSVTLEVGIAAGISAGVANWWLMRRSAAVSAAEPAAAPKAVAAVRAPAEPVEPSDGRTRPLARLFRRREPSRPLPGHWLDATECETQPLPKRRAGRADEDAAAGAFGDVTPADGPARRPRRLPGIPRRRRAEKAEPAPRPTPRRDIVDETDDRGGHVIYMDPYAWDRD from the coding sequence GTGACGGCCCTTCTCGACCAGCTTCGGGCGGCCTCCGGCGGTGACGAGGTACGGCGGCCGCTCCCCGTGTCCGGCATGCTCGCGGCGGCCTGGACGCTCGGGGTCGGGCTCGCCGTGCTCACCACGCTCACCCTGCTCGGCTGGATCGCCGACCCCAAGGGCGCCCTCGGCGAGGGCATCCCGGGCGTGTTCCGCACGGCCTGCCAGATCTGGCTGGCCGCGCACCACGCCGGGTTCGCCATCCCCGGCGGCGGCCGGATCGGCCTGCTGCCGCTCGGCCTGATGATCATGCCGGCGGCGCTGCTCTACCGGGCCGGGCTGTGGATGGCCCGCGACGCCGACCTGCGGGTACGGCTGCCCGCCCGGCTGCCGAAGGGCACCCCGAAGGAGAAGCAGAACGCCCGCCGCCGGGCCCAGCTCGCGCTCATCGCGCGCGCCGGCATCTCGCTCGCCGCGCCGTACGCGCTGCTCGCCGGGCTGGTCGCGCTGGTGGCGCGGAACGAGATCACCCGGCCGTTCCTCGCCGAGGTGCTCGCCGGGCACCTGCTGCTCGCCTTCGTCGCGGGCTCGCTCGCCGTGGCCCGCACCATCGGCCCGTGGCGGGTGATGCTGCGGCTGCTGCCCGAGCGGTCCCGCTCGCTCGTGGTGGGCACCGCGGCGGCGCTGGCCATCCTGCTCGCCGCCGGGCTCGTGCTCGTGGTCGGCGCGATCGTGGTGAGCCTCGACGAGATCAGGCGCCTGACCGACCTGCTCGGCCCGGGGCTGATCGGCGGCGTGCTGCTGCTCATCGTCGAGGTGCTGTACCTGGTCAACGCCGTGGTGTGGGGCATGGCCTACATCGCCGGCCCGGGCTTCGCCATCGGCACCGGCACCCTGGTCGCCCCCACCGGCGTGAGGCTGGGCCAGATCCCCACCCTGCCGCTGCTCGGCGCGCTGCCCGAGCCGGGCGGCGCGCCGGTCTGGGCGATGGGGGTGGTGGCGATCCCGTTCCTCGCCGGCGCGGTCGCCGGGGTCGTGGTGGTGCGCATCGCGCCCACGCCCACCCCGGAGGCGGCGCCGATGTGGGGCTTCGTCTGCGGGCTGTGCGCCGGGGCGGCCTCCGGCGTGCTCGCCGCGCTCTCCGGCGGCCCGCTCGGCGGCAACCGGCTCGCCGCGGTCGGCCCGTCGCCGTGGGAGGTGGCGTTCTCGGTGACGCTCGAGGTGGGCATCGCCGCGGGCATCAGCGCGGGCGTGGCGAACTGGTGGCTGATGCGCCGCAGCGCCGCGGTGTCCGCCGCCGAGCCCGCCGCCGCGCCGAAGGCGGTCGCGGCCGTGCGGGCCCCCGCCGAGCCGGTGGAGCCCTCCGACGGCCGGACCCGCCCGCTCGCCAGGCTGTTCCGGCGGCGCGAGCCGTCCCGGCCGCTGCCCGGCCACTGGCTCGACGCCACCGAGTGCGAGACCCAGCCGCTGCCGAAGCGCCGCGCGGGCCGGGCCGACGAGGACGCCGCGGCGGGCGCCTTCGGCGACGTGACGCCCGCGGACGGCCCCGCCAGGCGGCCGCGCCGGCTGCCCGGCATCCCGCGGCGCAGGCGGGCCGAGAAGGCCGAGCCCGCGCCCCGGCCCACGCCGCGCCGGGACATCGTGGACGAGACCGACGACCGCGGCGGACACGTGATCTACATGGACCCGTACGCCTGGGACCGCGACTGA
- a CDS encoding DUF5996 family protein encodes MEPFPDIPLAAWADTKATLHRFEQIVGKVRLGASVRRNHWWHVPFHVTGRGITTRPMGGLDDNPVFAIDFDFVGHRLTVDVIDGRSVSFALPGRSVAAFHRELFAALDHLGIHVAVKAEPFDLDDDVPFAKDTAHAAYDPVMVTRYWQVLAQVAQVLERYAADFSGKTSPVHHFWHTFDIAVTRFSGRKVEQGPEVDPVTREAYSEEVISAGFWFGDRNMPEPAFYSYTAPEPAGLTEEPLRPEEAFWMPSRGSHLAILRYADARSAADPRGTVLDFLHSAYRAGARRAGWDIDATRSPGGVTDPLA; translated from the coding sequence ATGGAGCCGTTCCCGGACATCCCGCTGGCCGCCTGGGCGGACACGAAGGCCACGCTGCACAGGTTCGAGCAGATCGTCGGGAAGGTGCGCCTCGGGGCGAGCGTGCGCCGCAACCACTGGTGGCACGTCCCCTTCCACGTGACCGGGCGGGGCATCACCACGCGTCCGATGGGCGGGCTGGACGACAACCCCGTGTTCGCCATCGACTTCGACTTCGTCGGCCACCGGCTCACGGTCGACGTGATCGACGGGCGCAGCGTCTCGTTCGCGTTGCCCGGGCGGTCGGTGGCCGCGTTCCACCGCGAGCTGTTCGCGGCCCTGGACCACCTCGGCATCCACGTCGCCGTCAAGGCCGAGCCGTTCGATCTCGACGACGACGTGCCGTTCGCGAAGGACACCGCGCACGCGGCGTACGACCCGGTCATGGTCACCCGGTACTGGCAGGTCCTCGCCCAGGTCGCGCAGGTGCTGGAACGCTACGCGGCGGACTTCTCCGGCAAGACCAGCCCGGTCCACCATTTCTGGCACACCTTCGACATCGCCGTCACCCGATTCTCCGGCCGGAAGGTCGAGCAGGGGCCCGAGGTCGACCCGGTCACCCGCGAGGCCTACTCCGAAGAGGTGATCAGCGCCGGCTTCTGGTTCGGCGACCGGAACATGCCCGAACCCGCCTTCTACTCCTACACCGCGCCCGAGCCCGCCGGCCTCACCGAGGAACCGCTCCGCCCCGAGGAGGCGTTCTGGATGCCGTCCCGCGGCAGCCACCTCGCGATCCTGCGCTACGCCGACGCCCGCTCGGCCGCCGATCCGCGCGGCACCGTGCTCGACTTCCTGCACAGCGCGTACCGGGCGGGCGCCCGCAGGGCCGGATGGGACATCGACGCCACCCGATCCCCCGGCGGGGTCACCGACCCGCTGGCGTGA
- the sucD gene encoding succinate--CoA ligase subunit alpha, which yields MAIWLTENSKIIVQGMTGSEGSKHTRRMLKAGAKVVGGVNARKAGQTMDFDGTVLPVFGTVAEAMRETGADVSVVFVPPKFAKDAVKEAIDAEIGLCVVITEGIPVHDTTEFWAYNVSKGNKTRIIGPNCPGIASPGASNAGIIPADITTPGPIGLVSKSGTLTYQLMYELRDVGFSTCVGIGGDPVIGTTHIDALEAFEADPDTKAIVMIGEIGGDAEERAAAYIEQHVTKPVVAYVAGFTAPEGKTMGHAGAIVSGSSGTAQAKKEALEKVGVRVGKTPSETARLMREIIKSL from the coding sequence ATGGCTATCTGGCTGACCGAGAACAGCAAGATCATCGTCCAGGGCATGACCGGGTCGGAGGGCTCCAAGCACACCCGGCGCATGCTCAAGGCCGGCGCGAAGGTCGTCGGCGGCGTCAACGCCCGCAAGGCCGGGCAGACCATGGACTTCGACGGCACCGTGCTGCCGGTGTTCGGCACCGTCGCCGAGGCGATGCGGGAGACCGGCGCCGACGTCTCGGTGGTGTTCGTGCCGCCGAAGTTCGCCAAGGACGCGGTCAAGGAGGCGATCGACGCCGAGATCGGCCTCTGCGTGGTGATCACCGAGGGCATCCCGGTGCACGACACCACCGAGTTCTGGGCGTACAACGTCTCCAAGGGCAACAAGACCCGCATCATCGGCCCGAACTGCCCGGGCATCGCCTCGCCGGGCGCGTCGAACGCGGGCATCATCCCCGCCGACATCACCACCCCGGGCCCGATCGGCCTGGTGTCGAAGTCCGGCACGCTCACCTACCAGCTCATGTACGAGCTGCGTGACGTCGGCTTTTCCACCTGCGTCGGCATCGGCGGCGACCCGGTGATCGGCACCACCCACATCGACGCCCTCGAGGCGTTCGAGGCCGACCCCGACACCAAGGCGATCGTGATGATCGGCGAGATCGGCGGCGACGCCGAGGAGCGGGCCGCGGCCTACATCGAGCAGCACGTCACCAAGCCGGTGGTCGCCTACGTCGCCGGGTTCACCGCCCCCGAGGGCAAGACCATGGGCCACGCCGGCGCGATCGTCTCCGGCTCCTCCGGGACCGCCCAGGCGAAGAAGGAGGCCCTGGAGAAGGTCGGCGTCCGCGTCGGCAAGACGCCGAGCGAGACCGCCCGCCTCATGCGCGAGATCATCAAGAGCCTCTGA
- the sucC gene encoding ADP-forming succinate--CoA ligase subunit beta: MDLFEHQAKELFAEYGIPVPRGKVAHTAEEARAAAAELTGRVVVKAQVKTGGRGKAGGVKVAEDADDAYRKATEILGMDIKGHTVHKVLIEEASAIAEEYYFSFLLDRANRTFLAICSASGGMDIEEVAHATPEKVAKIPVNPLTGVDRARAREIARAGGLPEKAIEGAAEIIEKLWAVFVDEDATLVEVNPLILSADGQVRALDGKVTLDDNASFRQPEHEAYVDAATTDPLEARAKEKDLNYVKLDGTVGIIGNGAGLVMSTLDVVAYAGEEFGGQRPANFLDIGGGASAEVMANGLEIVLSDPDVKSVFVNVFGGITACDAVANGIVSAFKLLEERGESVKHPLVVRLDGNNAALGRKILQDAALPRVELVDTMDEAAKRAAELAAVGA; encoded by the coding sequence GTGGACCTGTTCGAACATCAAGCGAAGGAGCTCTTCGCGGAGTACGGCATCCCGGTGCCGCGCGGAAAGGTCGCGCACACCGCGGAGGAGGCACGTGCCGCGGCCGCGGAGCTGACCGGGCGGGTCGTGGTGAAGGCCCAGGTCAAGACCGGCGGCCGGGGCAAGGCGGGCGGTGTCAAGGTGGCCGAGGATGCCGACGACGCCTACCGGAAGGCCACTGAGATCCTCGGCATGGACATCAAGGGCCACACGGTCCACAAGGTCCTGATCGAGGAGGCGAGCGCGATCGCCGAGGAGTACTACTTCTCCTTCCTGCTCGATCGCGCGAACCGTACCTTCCTGGCGATCTGCTCGGCCTCCGGCGGCATGGACATCGAGGAGGTCGCGCACGCCACGCCGGAGAAGGTGGCGAAGATCCCGGTCAACCCGCTCACCGGCGTCGACCGCGCCCGCGCCCGCGAGATCGCCAGGGCCGGCGGCCTGCCCGAGAAGGCGATCGAGGGCGCCGCCGAGATCATCGAGAAGCTGTGGGCGGTCTTCGTCGACGAGGACGCCACCCTGGTCGAGGTCAACCCGCTGATCCTCAGCGCCGACGGGCAGGTGCGCGCGCTCGACGGCAAGGTCACGCTCGACGACAACGCCTCCTTCCGGCAGCCCGAGCACGAGGCGTACGTCGACGCGGCCACGACCGACCCGCTGGAGGCCCGGGCCAAGGAGAAGGACCTCAACTACGTCAAGCTCGACGGCACCGTCGGCATCATCGGCAACGGCGCGGGCCTGGTCATGTCCACCCTCGACGTCGTCGCGTACGCCGGCGAGGAGTTCGGCGGGCAGCGTCCGGCGAACTTCCTCGACATCGGCGGCGGCGCCTCGGCCGAGGTGATGGCGAACGGCCTGGAGATCGTGCTGTCCGACCCGGACGTCAAGTCGGTGTTCGTCAACGTCTTCGGCGGCATCACCGCCTGCGACGCCGTGGCCAACGGCATCGTCTCGGCGTTCAAGCTCCTCGAGGAGCGGGGCGAGTCCGTCAAGCACCCGCTCGTGGTCCGCCTCGACGGCAACAACGCCGCCCTCGGGCGGAAGATCCTCCAGGACGCGGCCCTGCCGCGGGTGGAGCTGGTGGACACGATGGACGAGGCGGCCAAGCGGGCCGCCGAGCTCGCCGCGGTAGGTGCGTGA
- a CDS encoding cobalamin B12-binding domain-containing protein, whose translation MGDGPLAGIRVVIAKAGLDGHDRGAKIVARALRDAGAEVIYTGLHQTPEQIVQAAIQEDAAAIGLSILSGAHMTLFPRVLELLREQQAEDIVVFGGGIIPDADIPELERLGVAKIFTPGASMEEIVDWVRSAVPASV comes from the coding sequence ATGGGCGACGGTCCGCTGGCGGGCATTCGGGTGGTCATCGCGAAGGCAGGGCTCGACGGGCACGACCGGGGTGCCAAGATCGTCGCGCGGGCGCTGCGGGACGCGGGCGCGGAGGTCATCTACACCGGGCTGCACCAGACGCCCGAACAGATCGTGCAGGCCGCGATCCAGGAGGACGCCGCGGCGATCGGCCTGTCGATCCTGTCCGGCGCGCACATGACGCTGTTCCCCCGGGTGCTGGAGCTGCTGCGCGAGCAGCAGGCCGAGGACATCGTCGTGTTCGGCGGGGGCATCATCCCCGACGCGGACATCCCCGAGCTGGAACGGCTCGGCGTGGCGAAGATCTTCACCCCCGGGGCGAGCATGGAGGAGATCGTGGACTGGGTGCGCTCGGCGGTGCCCGCGAGCGTATGA
- a CDS encoding TspO/MBR family protein, with protein sequence MADHAHNRRVLRYLLRTAPAVGAAAALGGIATDPGSSWYRRLRKPRWQPPPAAFGVVWPVLYGLIAYGGARALAATGENGENGERGAVARALAVNLALNAAWTPLFFRAHAPRLALADLAALNASNLDLLRRFGRADRRAAAALTPYLAWTAFATALNATIAARNPDKRRTRIPGWWRRTF encoded by the coding sequence ATGGCCGACCATGCGCACAACCGGCGTGTCCTCCGCTACCTCCTCCGCACCGCCCCGGCGGTCGGTGCGGCCGCCGCGCTCGGCGGGATCGCCACCGACCCCGGCTCGTCCTGGTACCGGCGGCTGCGCAAGCCCCGCTGGCAGCCGCCGCCGGCGGCGTTCGGGGTGGTGTGGCCCGTGCTCTACGGGCTGATCGCGTACGGCGGAGCCCGTGCGCTCGCCGCGACCGGCGAGAACGGCGAGAACGGCGAACGCGGCGCCGTGGCCCGCGCGCTCGCCGTCAACCTCGCGCTCAACGCCGCGTGGACCCCGCTGTTCTTCCGCGCCCACGCGCCCCGGCTCGCCCTCGCCGACCTCGCCGCGCTCAACGCGTCCAACCTCGACCTGCTGCGCCGCTTCGGCCGCGCCGACCGCCGCGCCGCCGCGGCGCTGACGCCGTACCTCGCGTGGACCGCCTTCGCCACCGCGCTCAACGCGACGATCGCAGCACGCAACCCGGACAAACGACGCACCCGGATCCCTGGATGGTGGCGCCGGACGTTCTAG